One genomic window of Aptenodytes patagonicus chromosome 3, bAptPat1.pri.cur, whole genome shotgun sequence includes the following:
- the CCR6 gene encoding C-C chemokine receptor type 6, which produces MNFTETRTTDYPYYLDYASLITEPCSKLEVRNFTKAFLPVVYSLICIIGLVGNIFVVMTFALYERTKSMTDVYLFNMAIADILFVLTLPLWAVNYAADEWIFGDFLCKMTRGIYAINFSCGMLLLAFISVDRYIAIVQATKSFKLRARTLAYSKLICLVVWVSSILISSSSFLYNESYSFSTNETKEICDHRFDRTSEGTMLKSLLLCLQVGFGFFVPFMFMIFCYTFIVKSLQQAQNSKRNKAIRVIVLIVAVFLVCQIPYNIVLLVTAINMGKIDKSCDNDKIMAYAKYITEAIAFLHCCVNPVLYAFIGVKFRSYFVKIMKDLWCMRYKKCNKRGSRTNSDIYHSRQTSEILTDNASSFTI; this is translated from the exons ATGAATTTT acAGAGACTCGTACCACAGATTATCCATATTATTTAGACTATGCTTCTCTAATCACAGAACCTTGTTCTAAGTTGGAAGTCAGGAACTTCACAAAAGCATTTCTGCCAGTTGTGTATTCTTTGATTTGTATCATCGGCCTAGTTGGTAACATCTTTGTAGTGATGACCTTTGCTTTATATGAAAGAACCAAGTCCATGACGGATGTGTACCTCTTCAACATGGCCATAGCAGACATACTGTTTGTTCTCACTCTCCCACTGTGGGCAGTGAATTATGCTGCTGACGAATGGATTTTTGGTGATTTCCTTTGCAAAATGACCAGAGGTATCTATGCAATCAACTTCAGCTGTGGCATGCTGCTTTTGGCCTTTATCAGCGTGGACCGGTACATTGCTATTGTACAGGCAACAAAGTCATTTAAACTCAGGGCAAGAACGCTCGCATATAGTAAACTCATTTGTTTGGTCGTGTGGGTATCATCAATTTTAATATCTAGTTCCTCTTTTCTATACAATGAAAGTTACAGCTTCTCCACCAATGAAACCAAAGAGATTTGCGATCACAGGTTTGACAGAACGTCTGAAGGCACGATGCTGAAATCACTGCTGCTGTGTCTACAAGTTGGATTTGGATTTTTTGTACCTTTCATGTTCATGATTTTTTGCTATACGTTCATTGTCAAATCCTTACAACAAGCTCAGAattccaaaagaaacaaagcaatccGTGTGATCGTATTAATTGTAGCTGTTTTCCTAGTTTGCCAGATACCTTATAACATTGTTCTTCTTGTGACAGCCATAAATATGGGCAAGATAGACAAATCTTGTGACAATGACAAGATAATGGCCTATGCAAAATACATCACTGAAGCCATAGCATTTTTACACTGTTGTGTGAACCCTGTGCTCTATGCATTTATTGGAGTGAAGTTCAGAAGTTATTTTGTGAAGATAATGAAGGACCTATGGTGCATGAGATACAAGAAATGTAATAAACGTGGTTCAAGGACAAACTCTGATATTTATCATTCAAGACAGACTAGTGAAATTCTGACTGACAATGCATCTTCTTTTACTATATAA